In Gossypium hirsutum isolate 1008001.06 chromosome D06, Gossypium_hirsutum_v2.1, whole genome shotgun sequence, one genomic interval encodes:
- the LOC107900544 gene encoding laccase-5, with product MGVFNKFSFIFLVIFLSLSANAEVQRHRFVIQATKVKRLCKTHNTITVNGMFPGPTLEIKNGDTLEVQVVNKARYNVTIHWHGVRQMRTGWADGPEFVTQCPIRPGGSYTYRFTVQGQEGTLWWHAHSSWLRATVYGALIIRPREGKSYPFPKPKRETPILLGEWWDANPIDVVREATRTGAAPNVSDAYTINAQPGDLYKCSSKETTVVSVDSGETNLLRVINAALNQPLFFKVANHKLTVVGADASYTKPFTTSVLMLGPGQTTDVLIRGDQPPSRYYMAARAYQSAQNAPFDNTTTTAILEYKSASCAAKKCNAPTPIMPSLPAYNDTNTVTAFSQSFRSREKAEVPTDIDESLFFTIGLGLNNCPPNFRKRRCQGPNGTRFTASMNNVSFVLPRNFSLLQAHQQGIPGVFTTDFPANPPLKFDYTGNVSRSLFQPVPGTKLYKLKYGSRVQIVLQDTSIVTPENHPIHLHGYDFYIIAEGFGNFDPKRDTSKFNLVDPPMRNTVGVPVNGWAVIRFVADNPGVWILHCHLDVHISWGLAMAFLVDNGVGELQTIQPPPPDLPIC from the exons ATGGGGGTTTTCAACAAGTTTTCCTTCATTTTCCTTGTCATTTTCCTTTCATTGTCTGCAAATGCTGAAGTTCAACGACATCGATTTGTT ATTCAAGCAACAAAAGTGAAGAGGCTGTGCAAGACTCACAACACCATCACTGTTAATGGCATGTTTCCTGGACCTACCTTGGAGATCAAGAATGGCGACACCCTTGAAGTTCAAGTTGTCAACAAAGCCCGATATAATGTCACCATCCACTG GCATGGTGTGCGGCAAATGAGAACCGGATGGGCAGATGGACCGGAATTCGTGACTCAGTGTCCGATTAGACCGGGAGGAAGTTACACTTACAGATTTACAGTTCAAGGACAAGAAGGAACATTGTGGTGGCATGCTCACAGTTCATGGCTTAGAGCCACTGTTTATGGAGCTCTCATCATCCGTCCCAGAGAAGGAAAATCCTACCCTTTCCCTAAGCCGAAACGCGAAACACCGATTCTTCTCG GTGAATGGTGGGATGCAAATCCCATTGATGTGGTGAGGGAAGCAACAAGAACAGGGGCAGCTCCAAATGTCTCTGATGCATATACCATCAATGCTCAACCTGGTGATCTCTACAAATGCTCCTCCAAAG AGACTACAGTAGTTTCCGTCGACTCCGGGGAGACGAATCTCCTCAGAGTGATCAATGCCGCCTTGAACCAGCCGCTTTTCTTCAAAGTAGCCAACCATAAGCTCACTGTTGTTGGAGCTGATGCTTCCTATACCAAACCCTTCACCACTTCCGTGCTCATGTTAGGCCCCGGCCAAACCACTGATGTTCTTATCCGAGGTGATCAGCCACCATCTCGATATTACATGGCAGCTCGAGCCTACCAAAGCGCGCAAAACGCACCATTTGACAACACGACCACCACCGCCATTCTCGAATACAAGTCTGCCTCTTGTGCTGCCAAAAAATGCAATGCACCCACTCCAATCATGCCTTCTTTACCAGCCTACAACGACACCAACACTGTCACCGCCTTCAGCCAAAGCTTTAGAAGTCGAGAAAAGGCCGAAGTCCCAACCGATATAGATGAAAGCCTGTTCTTCACAATCGGCCTGGGACTCAACAACTGCCCACCCAATTTCCGAAAACGTCGTTGCCAAGGACCCAATGGTACACGTTTCACAGCGAGCATGAACAACGTCTCATTCGTGCTCCCGCGCAACTTCTCTCTGTTGCAAGCTCACCAACAAGGAATTCCAGGCGTTTTCACCACAGATTTCCCAGCAAACCCTCCATTGAAATTTGACTACACCGGAAACGTGAGCCGATCGCTCTTTCAACCTGTTCCGGGAACCAAGTTGTACAAATTGAAGTATGGTTCAAGGGTACAAATTGTGCTCCAAGACACAAGCATAGTGACACCTGAGAATCATCCAATTCATCTTCATGGATACGATTTCTATATCATTGCAGAAGGTTTTGGGAACTTCGATCCTAAAAGGGATACTTCTAAATTCAACCTTGTTGATCCACCCATGAGGAACACTGTTGGAGTGCCTGTGAATGGATGGGCAGTCATTAGATTCGTCGCTGATAATCCTG GAGTGTGGATCCTGCACTGTCATCTGGATGTTCATATCAGTTGGGGTTTGGCAATGGCTTTCCTTGTCGACAATGGAGTTGGTGAATTGCAGACCATCCAACCGCCGCCGCCAGATTTGCCCATATGTTAA